The DNA region ttttttttcttaaactccgtgcccaatcaAATAAATTCGCTTAAATTGAACGGATTGAGTACTTACCTTTTAGTACACAGAGAATAATAGCTTCGGATATTGTAAGTAGATCAAGATTCCAATATAAAGAATCTCTCTTATCTATTATCACAACTAATTCAATAAGAATTATTCTTTCTGCTTTTTCTCTTTTCACATGGTATTAGAGGCTCTAAATTTTTTGTTAGACACCTCAGTAGCAATATATTATCCGTTTGCTAACCTAAAGAAAGTGAAAAGCATGGTCATTGGATGACAAACATCTAATGTCAAAAACAAATAGAAGCTCTAGAGACCGTCACACTGTAATGGCACTCTTTAGCTAAGGGGTGTAAAATTGACCTTCATCGGGAAATTACAGTGTGGCTAggtaaaatatatatactatatgttGAATCCCCTCGACTTTTTTGTGtgtttacttctttatattttgactcaCTTAATGAAAAGCATGGCTCCGCCATTGATCTTAAGTGTTGTTTTATCCCTATGCAAAGCAATCATAGTATAAAAAGAAGGAAATATTCCTAGCAATGTAAAAGAAATCTCACAGCAACCactaggagtggcaaacgggcgggtcgtgtcagatatggttcgggtcggggacgggtaatgaaaaaaaggataaattatccgacccgacccatattaaatacggataaaaaacgggttaaccaaCGTATAACATGGGTagccatattatccatgacttcttgaatatgatcacttttggtagaattcctagtctcccaaacttgaggaatgcccaatttgaggctttacaaacgtaaaagttaaacccattggttatccatttagataatatggttcttatccatatttgacccgtttttaaaaactTCATTATCGGGTGGTTAACTGCTTTCTTTTAAACATTTTGCCACTACTAGCAACCACTGAACTAAGTGTTAAGGTGGTCCCAGCATAAGCTAAGCTCTTCTAGCATCAGTAGTTCTAGACATCAGGACTTCAGCAGAAACCGCATACTAGTAAAAGATGGCTGCACTACATTACTATCATCACACACTTTATGTCGGCTATATGAATTCTCTATATCCATTTAGAAACTTTAGGATTTTGATTTCTGTAATTCCTCTCTTGACACAGAACATATATTATCTAATCTTACCCTCAATAAACCTAAAGTTAAAGGAGACCACAAATTTTGTGCATCTAAGCAAACGATTATCAGCTAAAAAACTATGCATTTTAATTCTCTATCTGATGGAGCAATGATTTTAGAACTCCGGATCCAATATATCAGCAGCTTATGCGCGCACACACACACCGAAATAGAAAATATGACGATCAACTACTACTACGCGTTAACCCAATtttttttcctatatatataaaaatatacctACTTATATAAACACATACTATGTACTGTGTATGCACGTGGAATCAACTGACTTTAAATCTTCGATCGACTTCAGCTTATCAAAGACTAGGGTTTTGAGATTTTAGAGAATCTTACCAGTCCCTACCCGAGCATTTAGTTCCTTGTGCTGAAGGAGCTTTTTCCGGTAATCAGCATATGCCGTACGGCGCCGTACGGCGGCCTCATCTCCCTCGCTCGTCATCGGAATTTGCTCAATAACTCGCCTGAGTATATCCGAGTGACTTGGGTAACAAGACGTAATTTGTGTGATGTTTTACACACCTCTTTCAGCAGAGGGAAGAAGTAGAGGTAGCAAATAGGTGGGCTTCGGCTACTAGACTTCATTCAAGCCCAATTATTTTAGTTTTTGGATCTTTGTACAGATTTAGGGAAGTAGGCCCAAGCACTAAAGTAGAAAAGCCCAACTACTAATGATGAAAGagcttttttcacttttagcccatgccagaaaatatttacatttgttagccgaaaaagtgtataaatttttttattttttatataacatacataatatatatatatacaaaaaatatatattttttggctattattttgaAAACGaatatacaatgtcattttcccaTGATGAAATCCCAGATTGCATTATTACATGAGGTGGCCATTTTCTGTGATCTTGAAATTTGAAATTGATCACTTTTTCAAAATTAGACTCATGGTCTGaattttagttttgaattttaaactttaGACTAAGCGATCAATTTTAAATTTCAGATCACgatataattttgaaaaagtggCTAACTTATAAATACAAGGCCACAAATGGCTACTTGTGCAAATCACCTATCAAACATTCAAACATTTGCAGATTTACTGCGAAAAGCCACAAGAGTGTTGTAGGAATCTGATACTATcgagaggaattttcagaaagcGCTATTATTTAGTGGCTATCAactatagctaccatatacataattacttcttATAACTATTATTCAGTTATTACGGTAGTGTATTCGTTGTATTCGTGCTGCTGTATTCGTTGTATTACAAtagcaaaaagcgcctaaaaatcagggcagtccagctgtacgcgcatgtattcacatgtattcgcgccatgtattcatgaatacaacagcaaaaggcgcctaaaatcaggacagtccagctgtacgcgcatgtattcacacgTATTCgcactgctgtattcatgaatacagcagtaaaaagcgcctaaaatcagggtcgtccagttgtacgcgcatgtattcacatgtattcgcgccatgtattcatgaatacaacaacaaaaagcgcctaaaatcagggcagtccagctgtacgcgcatgtattcacatgtattcgcgctgttgtattcatgaatacaacagtaaaaagcgcataaaatcagggcagtccagctgtatgtgcatgtattcacatgtattcgcgccatgtattcatgaatacagtaacgataatcaccttaaaaataggtatgtccaattgtctaagagagaggaaaaacataaatagcgtatttaataccttatttcatgcctcaatggtagtatataccataaatacttattttgctataaaatataaaaggtagctatagaaaataatattttaaaataattttgatttataataaatagggtgtatatctttgctataggaggtaaaatttccttaaataattaactcaattATACTAGTCCATAAtgattcattatttatttttcctagCCAATATAACAGGTTATACACATTATATATGGAGTATATTAATACATATACACTGACTATTTTATTTTATGCGATTGGGTGAGTatttatttaggttaattcttcaattaaatactCAAAATAGTTTGACTAGTAATAAACTAGTTCTTCGAGTGCGAAGAAGTATGCTCTCTTactttaaaagaaagaaaatatagttGCTAACATTTTTTATATATCTTTAACCCTCCATCACGTATTTTTATCTTCAAGCATTTATTTGAGTAATTGGACATGAATAAAGTCACAAATAAAAGGGAGAAAGAATAATACCCATTGTAAAATCTTTTCAGACAATTATTTGTGTAGTTGACAGTATTTTTTCATTAATATGAAACTATTTATTTTATATGTCCTCATAGAGAGTTTAATTTCTACACGCAAAATTTAAAAAGCAATTATAGGAGTGTGTATATACATGTATTTTGCTTTTGAAAAGCAAATACTATGTAAATGTTGTAAAAAATCAGTGTAATGATCATGTATGCTTTATTCGATTAGTCATAATTCTTTTGAAAAGTAGGTAAACaaagagaaaatagaaagaaaaaaagagaggacgAAGGTAAACTTGAGCAAAGTGGGACTACTGAAGTTAAATATTTACATCAAATTAATGAATATATGATATATTTTTCACGTATATCTTTATCACTTACATTAATTAACAGATACTAATGTGTTTTGAGATAAACCTAAATAAATATTTCCGGGTTAGAATAAGTTAAGCCCATAATAAAGATGTCTAAAAATAAGTTTgtaacttctaacttctaaaaaAGGCAAGAAAAAACGAAGAGCAAAGAGAAAATAACGCTAGGTGACCCTTTCAACCACTATATACGTAAAAGCTAACAAAATAAGGCAACAATAGTAACAGAAATTAGAACAAAACTTAGCAAAAATCCCTCATCCCACAAACATGGCGATTATATTGGCCAAAACCAGACTGAATTGAAAACTCTTACATTCATCCCCTTTCCATTTTTAGAGGGGCTGGAGATGGAGAAAACCTAGACTAACCCCACCCCCTACCCCTATCTTATAACCATTTTCATTTTTAGCCATGGCCATTTTCTTgttatttttcttccttttcaccACAACCCCATCTCTCATTTTTTATGTATTTGCTCAATCAGATTTTGCAGATACTGCACCTGCAAAATCTTTTCCCTCTTTTACCCCTAAAGATAATTATCTTATTGATTGTGGTGCAACTTCTCCTACTACCCTTTCAGGGAATAAAAATTTTCAACCTGACCAAAACACAGCCAAATATCTTTCTTATAGTGGTAAAGACATATCAGCTTCTGCTTCAGAAAATCTTACTGTCCCTTCAAATATTTACCTTAACGCAAAAATATTTACAACCGAAGCTACGTACACATTTCATGCAAGTAGTCCTGGATTACATTGGATCAGGCTACATTTCTTACCTTTTAAATACAACGAATACGATCTCAAAACAGTTAAATTCTCTGTTCAAACCGATACATTAGTCCTTCTCCGCGATATCCAATTCGCTAAAGATGAAGTCATTATCAAGGAATTTATTGTTGATGTAACAAATGAACGTTATGCTATTAAATTTCAACCAGCTAAAGGTTCTGTGGCGTTTATTAACGCCATTGAATTTGTTACTGTCCCTGATAAAATGCTTGATACTTCTGTACCTGTACTTTTCCCCGTGTCACAAAAATTTGATCTTTcgaaaagtaattttgtgacaaTGTATAGGCTTAATGTTGGTGGTCCAATGTTGGATTCAACGAACGATACTGTTGGTCGAAATTGGTTGCCTGATTCAAAATTTCGAAACAATGCAACTGGTGAAGAGGTATCTACACAACCTTCTGTTATTAACTATCCTAAATCAGGCGGTTCGCCATTAATTGCTCCACCAACAGTATATAGCTCTGCTGTAAAAATGGCTGACTCAGAAACTACACTTCCAAATTTTAATATATCTTGGACTATGGATATCGACACTGCATATTCTCACCTGATTCGTCTCCATTTCTGCGATATTATTAGCAAAGCGCTCAATGAGCTTTACTTTAATGTGTACATTAACGATAAAATGGCGATTTCTGGGCTAGATTTGTCATCATTAACAAATCATTTGGCCACAGCTTTTTACAAGGATTTTGTAGTAGATTCATCTATGGTATCAAACCGGCTCGTTGTACGTGTATCTCCTGTGAATGATGCACAAGGTTTTAGGAATGCAATTCTTAACGGCGTTGAGGTATTTCGGATGAATAATTCTGTGGGTAGTTTAGATGGGGAATATGGTGTTGATGGAAAAAAACAAAGTGGACCAAGTAAAACAGTGGCTTATGTTGGATTTGCAATGATGTTTGGAGCTTTTATAGGGTTAGGTGCAATGGCTGTTAAATGGCAAAAAAGACCACAAGATTGGCAAAAGAGGAATAGTTTCTCATCTTGGTTGCTTCCACTTCATGCTGGAGATACAACATTTATGTCATCAGCATCGCGAAAGAGTCAATTCTTCTCATCTACAATGGGGGGATTAGGTAGATATTTTAGTTTTGCTGAATTGTCAGATGCTACGAGGAATTGGGATCCAACTGAAATTATTGGTGTTGGCGGATTTGGAAATGTATATTATGGAGAACTTGACGATGGGACTAAAGTTGCAGTTAAGAGAGGCAATCCGCAATCTGAGCAAGGTATTAATGAATTCCAGACTGAAATTCAGATGTTGTCTAAGTTAAGGCATCGACATTTGGTGTCGTTGATTGGGTATTGTGATGAAAGTTCAGAGATGATATTGGTTTATGAGTTTATGGAAAATGGTCCTTTTAGAGATCATTTATATGGAAAAGATATGCCACCTTTAACTTGGAAGCAGAGGCTAGATGTATGTATTGGTGCTGCTCGCGGACTTCATTACCTGCACACGGGTGCAGCTACTGGTATTATACATAGAGATGTCAAAACTACTAACATTTTACTCGATGAGAATTTCGTTGCCAAGATGGCTGATTTTGGGCTATCGAAAGATGGACCAACAACGGATCAGACTCATGTGAGTACTGCTGTTAAGGGAAGTTTCGGATACTTAGATCCTGAGTATTTCAGGACACAACAGTTGACAGACAAATCTGATGTTTTCTCGTTTGGTGTGGTACTTCTTGAAGCATTATGTGCTCGTCCTGCTATTAATCCAGCGCTTCCAAGAGAGCAAGTGAATTTGGCAGAATGGGCAATGCAATGGAAGAGAAAAGGCTTATTAGACAAGGTACTTGATCCAACACTTGTAGGACAAGTTAATCCTGAGTCTTTGAAAAAATTTGCCGAAGCAGCAGAGAAATGCTTAGCGGATTATGGCGTTGATAGACCTACAATGGGTGATGTTTTGTGGAATTTGGAGTATGCATTGCAACTACAGGAAGCCTCATTACAAGGAAAAACGGAGGACGAAAACAAAGCTACACCAGTTTCTCCTCCTATTGTCGCCGCTGCTCCAGCTCCAGCtcctgttgttgttgtttccactACTGATAACCAACAAAGTAGAAATCTTGCTGAAGTTCAAGCTGTTGATGATAATTCAGGGACAGCAATGTTTGCTCAATTTGCTGCTCTAAATGGCAGATAAAATGCGCACTTGTTTGACAGACAAATCAAAAGTCTATAATGGTAATGACATACCTGTGTATATGTATGTAGTAAAATTCAGCTTTTTATGGacagaatttgaaaaaaaaaagttgagaACTGAATTCTACTTCTATTAGAATGATGTAATGTTACTCATAATTTACTTTGATTTACTCCATTAATTCTCTCCTCTTTTTTTCCCCATTGGTCTCTCTTgcatcatttttttcattttttgatggAATAAAAAGCTCAATCAGCGTATCTATTTACATCAAGTGTTTGTGTCATGATTTTATCATTCATTATTGTTAATAGAGTAATGTTTTACA from Nicotiana tabacum cultivar K326 chromosome 24, ASM71507v2, whole genome shotgun sequence includes:
- the LOC107785095 gene encoding putative receptor-like protein kinase At4g39110, which codes for MAIFLLFFFLFTTTPSLIFYVFAQSDFADTAPAKSFPSFTPKDNYLIDCGATSPTTLSGNKNFQPDQNTAKYLSYSGKDISASASENLTVPSNIYLNAKIFTTEATYTFHASSPGLHWIRLHFLPFKYNEYDLKTVKFSVQTDTLVLLRDIQFAKDEVIIKEFIVDVTNERYAIKFQPAKGSVAFINAIEFVTVPDKMLDTSVPVLFPVSQKFDLSKSNFVTMYRLNVGGPMLDSTNDTVGRNWLPDSKFRNNATGEEVSTQPSVINYPKSGGSPLIAPPTVYSSAVKMADSETTLPNFNISWTMDIDTAYSHLIRLHFCDIISKALNELYFNVYINDKMAISGLDLSSLTNHLATAFYKDFVVDSSMVSNRLVVRVSPVNDAQGFRNAILNGVEVFRMNNSVGSLDGEYGVDGKKQSGPSKTVAYVGFAMMFGAFIGLGAMAVKWQKRPQDWQKRNSFSSWLLPLHAGDTTFMSSASRKSQFFSSTMGGLGRYFSFAELSDATRNWDPTEIIGVGGFGNVYYGELDDGTKVAVKRGNPQSEQGINEFQTEIQMLSKLRHRHLVSLIGYCDESSEMILVYEFMENGPFRDHLYGKDMPPLTWKQRLDVCIGAARGLHYLHTGAATGIIHRDVKTTNILLDENFVAKMADFGLSKDGPTTDQTHVSTAVKGSFGYLDPEYFRTQQLTDKSDVFSFGVVLLEALCARPAINPALPREQVNLAEWAMQWKRKGLLDKVLDPTLVGQVNPESLKKFAEAAEKCLADYGVDRPTMGDVLWNLEYALQLQEASLQGKTEDENKATPVSPPIVAAAPAPAPVVVVSTTDNQQSRNLAEVQAVDDNSGTAMFAQFAALNGR